One segment of Salvia splendens isolate huo1 chromosome 20, SspV2, whole genome shotgun sequence DNA contains the following:
- the LOC121782121 gene encoding protein PEROXIN-4, with protein MQASRARLFKEYKEVQREKTADPDIQLVCDDSNIFKWTALIKGPSETPYEGGVFQLAFSVPEQYPLQPPQVRFLTKIFHPNVHFKTGEICLDILKNAWSPAWTLQSVCRAIIALMAHPEADSPLNCDSGNLLRSGDVRGFQSMAKMYTRLAAMTKKG; from the exons ATGCAG GCATCAAGGGCAAGGCTCTTTAAGGAATACAAAGAAGTGCAGCGAGAGAAAACGGCAGATCCTGATATCCAACTCGTTTGTGATGATTCAAACATATTTAAATGGACTGCACTCATAAAG GGGCCATCCGAAACTCCTTATGAGGGTGGAGTTTTCCAGCTTGCTTTCTCTGTACCTGAGCAGTATCCTTTGCAGCCACCTCAAGTTCGGTTCTTAACCAAAATATTCCATCCAAATGTGCATTTCAAG ACAGGTGAGATTTGCCTTGATATAttgaagaatgcttggagtccAGCATGGACGCTGCAATCAGTTTGTCGAGCTATAATCGCTCTGATGGCTCATCCAGAGGCTGATAGCCCGCTGAACTGTGATTCAG GCAACCTTCTCCGGTCTGGTGACGTCAGAGGATTCCAGTCTATGGCCAAGATGTACACAAGACTTGCAGCCATGACCAAGAAGGGGTAA